One Syntrophales bacterium genomic region harbors:
- the metF gene encoding methylenetetrahydrofolate reductase [NAD(P)H] — protein MKIRDGLAKRKFSLSFEVFPPVREGNVESLYKVIEELAVYNPHFISVTYGAGGKTRDKTIEIADRVQNTYKQTALTHLTCVNATKSDIAAILEELKEKGIENILALRGDPPEGMPRFIPMEGGFRYANELVEFIFSRGDFCIGVAGYPQKHPEAPSLQVDIENLKRKVDAGADFVITQLFFDNDEFYRFRDLAMKAGVGVPIIPGIFPLMNYKQFLRIIDLAKPAVPKKLGDKVERFKDKPEELEKYGVEFAVEQAIGLVEEDVIGIHIYTMNRSWPVKIIVDEGLKGVLPEENF, from the coding sequence ATGAAGATCAGAGATGGATTAGCGAAGAGGAAGTTTTCTCTGTCCTTTGAAGTATTTCCCCCCGTGAGGGAGGGAAATGTGGAGAGTCTCTACAAGGTAATCGAAGAGCTCGCCGTTTATAATCCCCATTTCATCTCTGTAACCTACGGTGCTGGTGGAAAGACAAGGGATAAGACGATAGAGATCGCAGATAGGGTGCAAAACACGTATAAACAGACGGCCCTTACTCATCTGACGTGCGTTAACGCGACGAAGTCGGATATAGCGGCGATTCTTGAGGAACTTAAGGAGAAAGGAATTGAGAACATCCTCGCCCTTCGAGGCGATCCGCCGGAAGGGATGCCTCGCTTTATACCAATGGAGGGGGGATTCCGTTATGCCAATGAGTTGGTCGAGTTTATCTTTTCCCGTGGGGATTTTTGTATTGGTGTTGCTGGTTATCCGCAAAAGCATCCGGAAGCTCCGAGTTTGCAAGTGGATATAGAGAATCTGAAACGTAAAGTGGATGCAGGTGCAGACTTTGTTATTACCCAGTTGTTCTTCGATAATGATGAGTTCTATCGATTTCGTGATTTAGCGATGAAAGCGGGGGTAGGTGTACCTATAATTCCAGGTATTTTCCCCCTGATGAATTACAAGCAATTTCTCCGTATAATCGACTTAGCTAAACCGGCTGTGCCCAAGAAGCTAGGTGATAAAGTTGAGCGTTTCAAAGACAAACCGGAGGAGTTGGAAAAATACGGTGTGGAGTTCGCTGTGGAGCAGGCGATTGGTCTTGTTGAGGAAGATGTGATTGGCATTCATATTTACACGATGAATAGGAGCTGGCCTGTAAAAATTATTGTTGATGAAGGACTTAAAGGTGTTCTGCCGGAAGAAAATTTCTAA